Proteins from one Chanodichthys erythropterus isolate Z2021 chromosome 15, ASM2448905v1, whole genome shotgun sequence genomic window:
- the clxn gene encoding calaxin isoform X2, protein MTDDVMMDRVFRVFDKDNDTYVSVKEWVEGLSVFLRGTLDEKIKFCFDVYDLNGDGYISREEMIQMLKDSLIRQPAEEDPDEGIKDVVDIALKKMDYDHDGKVSYSDFEKTVIDENLLLEAFGNCLPDAKRILLFEQHAFREPHEH, encoded by the exons TTTTTCGTGTCTTTGACAAGGACAATGACACCTACGTCAGCGTCAAAGAGTGGGTGGAaggtctgtctgtctttttacGAGGAACGCtggatgaaaaaataaaat TCTGTTTTGATGTATACGACCTGAATGGGGACGGATACATCTCACGGGAGGAGATGATTCAAATGCTGAAAGACAGCCTCATCAGGCAGCCCGCAGAAGAGGATCCCGATGAGGGAATTAAGGATGTTGTGGATATTGCCTTGAAAAAAATG gattatgaCCATGATGGGAAAGTTTCTTATTCTGATTTTGAGAAGACAGTCATTGATGAAAACCTTTTACTAGAAGCTTTTGGCAACTGCCTCCCAGATGCAAAG AGAATACTATTATTCGAGCAACATGCATTCCGGGAACCACATGAACATTGA
- the rbm48 gene encoding RNA-binding protein 48, whose translation MDRSVANPSVWDTQKVYKHHEQQNVAQTRAKYREGRRPKAVKVYTINLESRYLLVQGVPAIGVMSELVQLFALYGVIEEYRALDEYPAEQFTEVYLIKFQKLTSARVAKRHTDEKSFFGGQLHVCYAPEYETVEETRQKLQDRRRYVNRASQNTAKQYDQQQEVSTEPSSTDTRAAAAPEIQKDSASARRENVKSEYLGFPAQPLPPTEDVSYSLPNFTQPFQLQWTNETSFPTEDKMGSLHNSIPPVPETSKQNASSSSSSVKEKDLGKRQKNLSPHVRFMPRTTQLESRKRKLEGTVFFLNETETLIGPKLPELPKVDMEDHSLNVTASLIRQTMTKVASVPEVKPEQVKTTTAKPRRRI comes from the exons ATGGACCGATCAGTCGCTAACCCGTCTGTGTGGGACACACAAAAAGTGTATAAACACCACGAGCAACAAAATGTTGCCCAAACACGCGCAAAATACAGAGAGGGAAGACGCCCCAAAGCTGTTAAG GTGTACACCATCAACTTGGAGTCTCGGTACCTGTTAGTTCAAGGAGTGCCCGCTATTGGAGTGATGAGCGAGCTGGTGCAGCTCTTTGCTCTCTATGGAGTGATCGAGGAGTACAGGGCGCTTGATGAATACCCAGCAGAGCAGTTCACTGAAGTCTACCTGATTAAATTCCAGAAGCTGACAAGTGCAAG GGTAGCTAAACGGCATACTGATGAAAAGAGCTTCTTTGGGGGTCAGCTGCATGTCTGCTATGCCCCAGAGTATGAAACTGTGGAAGAGACGAGGCAGAAGTTACAGGACAGGAGGAGATACGTGAACAGAGCAAGCCAAAATACAG CAAAACAATATGATCAGCAACAGGAAGTAAGCACAGAGCCATCAAGCACGGACACACGAGCAGCTGCAGCACCTGAGATCCAGAAAGACTCTGCCAGTGCTAGAAGGGAGAATGTGAAGTCTGAATACTTGGGCTTTCCTGCACAGCCTTTGCCCCCAACGGAGGATGTTTCTTATAGCCTTCCCAATTTTACACAGCCATTTCAATTGCAGTGGACCAATGAAACATCATTTCCTACTGAGGATAAGATGGGCTCGCTACATAATTCCATCCCTCCGGTCCCAGAAACTTCAAAGCAGAATGCATCATCCTCATCTTCAAGTGTTAAAGAGAAGGATTTGGGTAAAAGGCAGAAGAACCTGTCACCACATGTTAGATTTATGCCAAGGACTACACAATTAGAAAGTAGAAAAAGAAAATTGGAGGGAACAgtgttctttttgaatgaaACTGAGACTCTAATTGGCCCAAAATTACCAGAGCTGCCCAAGGTGGACATGGAGGATCATTCATTAAATGTAACCGCCAGTTTGATCCGTCAAACTATGACTAAG GTCGCATCTGTTCCAGAGGTCAAACCTGAACAAGTGAAGACCACTACTGCAAAGCCACGCAGAAGAATTTAA
- the illr4 gene encoding immune-related, lectin-like receptor 4: protein MSKMSEEVVYSEVVFVKKNEVDNNNQDQCQLASQKTKPCGCDSVRLFLMALCALLTVGLIAFSFQYVDTEKKHNVLQQLQSALNENLTAVLHWQQNLSKALNDGACPEDWEYHAGKCYLFSTNILTWTASRDSCITAGGHLVIINSKNEQEFLMRIVKMKKEDFWIGLTDEKKEGQWLWVDNTELSKSYWMKNEPDDWKGPNGKNYNGEDCVIIRPEYSQYLSWSDAFCTNSFYRICETRSSRQT from the exons ATGAGTAAAATGTCTGAGGAAGTTGTCTACTCGGAGGTCGTATTTGTGAAGAAAAATGAGGTTGACAATAATAATCAAGATCAGTGTCAATTAG CTTCTCAAAAGACCAAACCGTGTGGTTGTGACAGTGTTCGACTGTTTCTAATGGCTCTGTGTGCTCTCCTCACGGTTGGACTGATAGCGTTCAGCTTCCAAT ATGTAGATACAGAGAAAAAGCATAATGTTCTTCAGCAGCTCCAATCTGCACTGAATGAGAATCTCACAG CCGTACTTCACTGGCAGCAAAATCTGTCCAAGGCTCTGAATGATGGTG CGTGTCCAGAGGACTGGGAGTATCATGCAGGAAAATGTTACCTCTTCTCAACAAACATACTGACTTGGACTGCGAGTCGAGATAGCTGTATCACAGCTGGCGGTCATCTGGTGATCATAAACAGCAAAAACGAACAG GAGTTCCTGATGAGAATTGTAAAGATGAAAAAGGAAGATTTCTGGATTGGCCTGACAGATGAGAAGAAGGAGGGTCAATGGCTTTGGGTAGACAACACAGAACTGAGTAAAAG TTACTGGATGAAAAATGAACCAGATGACTGGAAAGGACCTAATGGAAAGAACTACAATGGAGAGGACTGTGTTATTATCAGACCAGAGTACAGTCAGTATCTTAGCTGGTCTGATGCATTCTGCACAAATTCATTCTACAGAATATGCGAGACCAGATCTTCCAGACAAACATAG
- the zmym4.2 gene encoding zinc finger MYM-type protein 4 isoform X10, with protein sequence MLKGQTAFQRSGSSKLYCSPACLCSSKTKTCHCCHKEIRDHNAIIGPVDMLGTVKDFCSQKCFSALNFKCSVCQKTGVTRHEVNFMGSVRKLCSDSCFNQFRSSNKLNMSSCVNCGGYCYGTDSQCPSLRMEDRVMKFCKQNCLTAFKQKSLKLVSCKTCHTLRPAADAVDSPNSEGIRELFCSTSCVTASKGQTSSSGIPVECNNCKLKLVPQYHIAMFDGSVKNFCSFSCVLAYKESFSKTQPNNQVNMVTSTSNNTSTPKPAVSKPASTESSSSTKTSAPSDQGQTVTKIPCSQCLNSFYHKPELLEFKRKMYAFCDNDCIDEFRRINNAVARCEYCKLNKTVKIVRRINKFDRSFCNERCKSLFEHDLVKRWGKKHCHNCFYCDSTSKTVVTEVFDGKQEEFCGNDCLLKHRLLIRQEIKCSMCRQAKKMTETVNWLGEMKHFCSLRCLMFFCSLQGVTGAIIKATSKSVATQSATSVSSAVPQSAKEGTPVIANVVSLSNASNKQPGVRRNTDPKGSVPAPVIVKVIEHKRAPEAPVSTSQIMKNKDITYKPISKNKATSCKPHTADAETQIDETPKVIVLPVPVPVYVPVPMHLYSQYVPQSVGIPLPVPVPLFFPTTLDSAEHIVKTIQEIKEKIPDDPLEADLLMMAEMVAEDTEREKHTTSSDQTGNIMEDLDFEALSSNLSWEEDSVSSAQTWDQPPEPERPPPSCSATQTPVSTAAEEPQMDLEADFPVESIEFLREQTQKDTDSGKRKSRKRGNDGFPQKKKGHKCASALPNSLSKLQHEYGINAWKDWVRWRNAQPNMDAPKIGSHTMTIKEDLLKCCTAELSYGLCKFISEVRRPNGEKYSPDSIFYLCLGIQQYLFENNRMENIFSDVFYTKFCHEMSCILKGWKPTILPSGYVHSRVEEDYLWDCKQLGAFSPGVLLNTLLYFFTKCFNYKTVEQHRCLSFANVKRYSRGPANCKVSYLRFYPPKEDASMDGVPVKRRKKEDERQMMLKIRQNSDNPLRCPVKLYEFYLSKCSPGVRQQANQFYLSPERSCVPSSPTWFTTTSLSDEALDSMLARILTVRELHLETDKTFNETDSDSDSDFRHF encoded by the exons ATGCTGAAGGGACAGACGGCATTCCAGCGCAGTGGCTCTTCTAAACTTTACTGCTCACCTGCATGTCTCTGCAGCAGCAAGACGAAAACATGTCACTGCTGCCATAA AGAGATTCGTGACCATAACGCCATAATTGGCCCGGTGGACATGTTAGGGACTGTGAAGGACTTCTGCAGTCAGAAATGCTTCAGTGCTTTAAACTTCAAGTGCAGTGTGTGTCAGAAGACTGGAGTG ACTCGTCACGAAGTGAACTTCATGGGCTCCGTCCGTAAGCTGTGCAGCGACAGTTGCTTCAACCAGTTCCGCTCCTCCAATAAGCTGAACATGAgcagctgtgtgaactgtggtGGATACTGCTATGGCACTGACAGTCAGTGTCCGTCTCTGCGGATGGAGGACAGAGTTATGAAATTCTGCAAACAAAACTGCCTCACAGCCTTTAAACAG AAGAGCCTGAAACTTGTCAGCTGCAAAACGTGTCATACCCTGCGCCCGGCTGCAGATGCAGTGGACAGTCCCAACTCAGAGGGCATCAGGGAGCTTTTCTGCTCCACTTCCTGTGTCACAGCAAGTAAAGGCCAGACCAGTTCGTCAG GTATTCCTGTGGAATGCAACAACTGCAAGCTGAAACTAGTGCCTCAATACCACATAGCCATGTTTGATGGATCCGTTAAGAACTTCTGCTCCTTTTCCTGTGTACTAGCATATAAG GAGTCCTTCAGTAAGACGCAACCTAACAACCAGGTGAATATGGTAACATCTACAAGCAACAACACATCTACCCCAAAACCTGCTGTTTCCAAACCTGCTTCAACAGAGTCCAGCTCGTCAACAAAGACTAGCGCTCCCAGTGATCAGGGCCAAACAGTCACCAAGATCCCCTGCTCTCAGTGTCTGAACTCATTCTACCACAAACCAGAGCTGCTGGAGTTCAAG AGGAAAATGTATGCTTTCTGCGATAATGACTGTATTGATGAGTTCAGAAGGATCAACAACGCGGTGGCTCGCTGTGAATACTGCAAGCTCAATAAAACTGTGAAAATAGTGAGAAGGATAAACAAGTTTGACCGTTCTTTCTGCAATGAGA GATGCAAGTCACTCTTTGAGCATGACCTGGTCAAGCGGTGGGGAAAGAAACACTGTCACAACTGCTTCTATTGTGACAGCACCTCAAAGACTGTAGTGACTGAGGTGTTTGATGGCAAGCAAGAGGAGTTCTGTGGGAACGATTGCTTGTTAAAACATCGTTTATTAATCCGTCag GAAATAAAGTGCTCCATGTGCAGGCAGGCCAAGAAAATGACAGAGACTGTGAACTGGCTGGGTGAGATGAAGCATTTCTGCAGCCTGCGGTGCCTGATGTTCTTTTGCAGTCTGCAGGGCGTCACTGGAGCTATCATCAAAGCTACAAGCAAATCTGTAGCCACACAGA GTGCAACTTCAGTATCCTCTGCAGTCCCTCAGAGTGCTAAAGAGGGCACACCGGTCATTGCCAATGTTGTTTCACTTTCAAATGCATCTAACAAACAGCCAGGTGTTCGCAGAAACACGGATCCGAAAG GCTCTGTTCCAGCTCCTGTTATTGTAAAAGTTATAGAACAT AAACGTGCTCCGGAAGCTCCTGTTTCAACATCCCAAATCATGAAGAACAAGGACATAACATATAAACCCATAAGCAAAAACAAAGCCACATCCTGTAAACCCCACACCGCTGATGCTGAGACACAAATAG ATGAAACGCCTAAAGTGATTGTGCTGCCTGTGCCGGTGCCAGTCTATGTGCCAGTTCCCATGCATCTCTACAGCCAATATGTTCCACAGTCTGTAGGGATTCCACTTCCG GTTCCAGTGCCGTTGTTCTTCCCCACAACTCTGGACAGCGCTGAGCACATCGTGAAGACCATTCAGGAAATCAAAGAGAAGATCCCCGATGACCCTCTGGAGGCTGACCTCCTTATGATGGCAGAGATGGTGGCTGAGGATACAGAAAGGGAGAAACACACCACATCTAGTG ATCAGACTGGTAACATTATGGAGGACCTTGATTTTGAAGCCCTATCCAGCAATCTGAGTTGGGAGGAGGACTCTGTCTCTTCTGCTCAGACATGGGATCAACCCCCAGAGCCTGAAAGGCCGCCTCCGTCCTGTTCTGCCACACAGACCCCCGTCTCTACCGCAGCAGAAGAGCCACAGATGGACCTGGAGGCTGATTTCCCAGTTG AAAGCATTGAATTTCTCAGAGAGCAAACACAAAAAGACACTGATTCTGGCAAACGAAAATCTCGCAAGAGAGGAAACGACGGCTTCCCTCAGAAGAAAAAG GGTCATAAATGTGCATCAGCGCTTCCAAACAGCCTCTCCAAACTGCAACACGAGTACGGCATCAATGCTTGGAAGGACTGGGTGCGCTGGAGGAACGCCCAACCCAACATGGATGCTCCCAAAATTGGCT CACATACTATGACAATAAAGGAGGACCTGTTGAAGTGTTGCACGGCTGAACTCAGCTACGGCCTCTGCAAGTTCATCTCTGAAGTTCGTCGACCCAATGGAGAGAAGTACAGCCCTGACAGCATCTTTTACCTCTGCTTGGGCATCCAGCAG TACCTGTTTGAGAACAATCGGATGGAGAACATCTTCTCAGATGTCTTCTACACTAAATTCTGCCATGAAATGAGCTGCATACTCAAAGGATGGAAACCAACTATTTTGCCCAGTG gTTATGTTCATTCTCGTGTGGAGGAGGATTATCTGTGGGACTGTAAGCAGCTGGGAGCGTTTTCACCCGGTGTGCTGCTCAACACGTTGCTCTATTTCTTCACCAAGTGCTTCAACTACAAGACTGTGGAGCAACACCGTTGCCTCTCTTTCGCAAATGTCAAACGCTACTCTCGGGGTCCAGCTAACTGCAAAGTATCCTACCTGCGTTTCTACCCCCCAAAAGAGGACGCAAGCATGG ATGGTGTCCCTGtaaagaggaggaagaaggaaGATGAACGGCAAATGATGTTAAAGATACGGCAGAATTCAGACAATCCTCTCCGCTGTCCCGTCAAGCTATACGAGTTCTATCTCTCAAAATG CTCACCAGGAGTAAGACAACAAGCGAACCAATTCTACCTGAGCCCCGAGCGTTCCTGCGTACCCAGCAGTCCTACATGGTTTACAACCACCTCGTTGAGCGATGAGGCTCTGGACAGCATGCTCGCACGCATCCTTACTGTCAGAGAGCTGCACCTGGAGACGGACAAAACATTCAACGAGACCGATTCGGACAGCGACTCGGacttcagacatttttaa